cttcaaaaaccaaccaacaaaccACCTAGCTGCTGCGCTGAATGGTGCTGGTGACTCAGGGGGGGCCACTGTTCACTCAATATTGAGCGAGCTCCCCAGCATGCTATCGGAGGGCAGTGCGCCCCTGGAAGTATCATCTCGTAGATGAGATATAAATCCAAGGTCCTGACCACTTCTGGGATGAAATTCTGGACCCAAtcaagttaatggcaaaactccaacaGACTTTAAcagaggcaggatttcaccctggtctTTAAAGCTCCATCTGCACTTTCCCCAACCAACTTGGGTTGGTTAATGCTTGTTTTCTGACCATCTTCCTACTCTGCTGATTATAGTCTGCCTATCTTTAACTCCTGCACCAGTTTCAACTGGATACGGTCTCTTGCCTTATTGGGAAGTATTGCTGTGTACTGTTAAACAGTTGCCATTTTCCACCCCAGAAGTGATTGCATTTCAGTAGCTGGTGAAATCATTCCTGTGCCTACAGCTTGTCAAGCGCTTTGAGATCCCTGGGGTTAAAAGCTGCAGGGAAGTTGCTGTTGTAGCCAAGGACAACGGGGTGTTGTGTGTAAAGGCGGGTACTCACACAGTGTATAGGCTGGTTCAGGGTTAGAATGATTGCTGAGTCGCTGGACAAGTTCTGGTTCTCAcaaatgaactgaaaaaaaaaaaaaaacaacccaagtcATTTCTGCATGGTGGAAGGACAGCTGGTCGTTGATGCAGCAGACTGATCAGAGACACAGGGgtgaagaacacttcaatcagttctatagcctgtgttaggcaggtcagactagatgacctaatggtcccttctggccttagaagcCATGAATATGAATCAAGGGGCAGAGATGGCAAAGGCCTGGCAGGTCTACGGGGCCCATCTCCCAACCCTTTATAGGTAAGTGTCCTGAACAGTCTGGGCACTTCTAACCAGGAAACTGTCGTCTGACCTGTATTTGCTAGCATATGTGCCAAAACGGGCTTAGGACCTAGAGCAAGGGGTCAGGTGGAGAGATCTGGGTCTCACCAGCGTGTTCCTGCCAATAAGTGGTTCGAGTCCGACACTCCGTCACGTGATTTATAGGAGTCAGCCATGATGCATGCCCACCCACTGtgaaaacaaacccccaaaacgtttccctctccctgcttcctGTTATCACGGCCCCCTCTCCTGTGCCTGATGCAGCTCACGTCCTAGCCTCATCATCTAATTTCTGTTGTTGTTTATAGCATGCCCAATTTCTAGAGCAAACAAAATGACCAGATATGGCCTCTGTCCAAAGCCATAACAATCTAATTCCTCTCCAAGTCAgtcagggctggattcacaaaagtACCtgggtgcctaaaccccagatttagaaacctaagtcccagttttggctccacggCAACCCTCAAAACTGCCGCTGAACCCAGGAGATGCCAAAACTCCCTCAGCACCTGTGTTTGCCTTAAAAATTGCCGCCATGCCTATGTTCCTGCCTCTGGGCCTCGGCACTGATGCCTCACTCTAGGTACCTGGGCCCCTATCTCCCACTTAAActccagagcaattcacaaaccggGGGAAGACAGGCGTTTGGCCGTCTACGTCATCTGTGGGGCCAATCCGAGAGGTGTGCTCAGAGAGCGTCTACCAGACTGGGCCCATCAGGTGAGttcagtggagggaggggaagaaaaagaagagctCCCACATAACAGctgcaacaggagagattgaggaagCCCTACATCAGTGTATCTGGTAGCCTAGTAGTCAgtggcactcacctgggatgcagaagacacccccccccattcTCCCACTCAGGCAGAGCGGGGACTtgaattggggcggggggggggggggagtctcccacatcccaggggagtgctccaaccactgggctgAGTAGTGAGGGAGGTAGGACCTTTCCCTCTGCTGCTTGGCTTCTTGCAAAAACCGTAGATGGCTAACCCCACAGCTGGGACTCACAAGTGGAgctaggcacctccctgcagcccagacttagctCCAAcgcaggggcagggcttagcgccctcccccctccccggcttggcatctcccattggccagcttAGGCGGCTCCGTGCcttgcatgctggcttttgtgaattacAGTGTAAGgcacctgtctgtccccattcattgtatagagaGCCTGGGCACCTACCTCCTGTGATTTTCTCGGCACCGAGTCACTCGGTGTCACAAAGCCTAACGACCTTTGGGAATCCAGGCCTCGCGCCCTCCATTAtactccccatcccaccccgcaAACGAgatgtctttcctgaacagcttCCCAACAGTAGTCCTCCTTCGCCCCATCTCCAAATCTATACACTGCGGGGGGGGTCTGTCCATTCCTGTCTTGCGGGCTCATGTGTTTGTAGAGACTTCCCTTGCAAGAGATCACCCCCTGACGACAACAGAGACACATACGCAATGACACATGCCATAAGGAACCCCTGACCTATGCATACATTGGGTGCTACTTCAAATGAATACGCTGTTTTGGGAATAAAACACAAGCCCCTGCTCCTTGAGCAGAAAGAGGGTCTCTATTTGCTGTCAGCAGCAGTAGTAGGGCTTGTATCTTTTCTGTGGTCCAGCCACCAGAGAGAGACCTGATCACACATATTGAACCTGGCATGTTCCAGCGCCATAAGGCTTGACAGTCTTAGGCCGCCCAAGAGGACTGAGTCTGTCCTTCTGCTGGCTTTGGGCACGCCCACCTACACCCAGGCCCTTGTTACCTGACTtttgggcagggagtcagtggGCTTGGATTCCCTGCCAGGAGTTGGAGTGTGGCGGCTCAGTGATGTGCTGGCTGTAATAGAGATCACAGTTCCAGAGCTTGAGGCCGGTGGCTGTGATGTAACACCCGACTGCCGTGTGGTTGGAACTGCAACTTTCCCATGTTTGGTAGTACTTTCCGTAGATGCCACAGGTTTCACTGACTGATGTCCATTCTGGGGGGTATGTTCCTTGTCCGCAGTAGCACCTGAGCCCCTTACTAGACATCAGAACACAAACAAACAAGACGTTGATCAGTTATAGTGAAGCCCGACCAAAATGCGAAGAGCAGATAGGCGCCACGAGGAGCAATGAACGGTGAACTGCAAAAGGAAGCTTTTGCCTAAACTTTACATGACATTTATTGGCAGCCCTACCTGTATCCTGAAGTTTTTTGTCTAGGAATTCCTTAGTggtgtttattaaaataaaaggggtgggggggggcaggttagAGAATACTGATATGTAAAAACTTGCTGTAGATTGTTATATTCCCTTGAGATGAAACCTCACCACTCTGGGGCCTGAAGGCTGCCCTGCTTTATGCCAAGTTAAAGCCACTCCCTGAGGAGATCTGCCAGGGGCTGTGATGGGGGGAAGGTGCCAGCTGAATGCCCCCCATAAATCCCCCTTATAGAAGGATCTCGctgatttcttccaagagaaaactgacaaaaatCGTGACCTTCCCCGTCCCCTCAGCTCACCTCCTCTCCGACaactctcctccttctcccctgtcACAGACGCAGCAGTTTCTCATCTGTTCTCCTCCCCTAACCCCTTCACTTGCCCCAGTGGCCTCCTCCCACCTTATTTCCTGATCTCCCTCATGTCTAGGCTCATCCCCTCCCTTATGCTTCTCCTTAACCTCTCTCCTCTGACTCCTTCTCCTCAGAACACAAACATGCTTTGgcctctccattttttttttaaaaaacccaccacctcTGTCCCCACTTGCTGCTCCAACTACTCCCcccatttcccttctccctttCATCATGAAGCTCATTTAATGCAGTGTCCACAGCtgctgtctggagttcctctccttCCGTTCCATCCCAGACCCTCACCAgtctggcttctgccccttgCAATCCACTGAACTCGCTCTTGacaaagtctctaatgacctgTTCTTAgccaaagctcagaaccagtCAGTGCTCCATCCTCACCCTCCTGGAGCAGTCAGCTGCCTTCGATACAGTCAGTCCTGCTCTTCTTGAGatcttgtcctcccttggctttcatgactctgtcctctcctggttctctcTAATCACTCCTTCAGTGTGTCCCCCTCCGACTTTCTATGAGGGATCCACAAGGCTCTGTCCTgggtcctcttctcttctccctctatcCTTATCCCTGGGTAATTTCATCCGTAAACACTAATTCAACCACCATCTCTATGCTctctacctctctactccagacctgtctccttctaCTCAGAATCAAATCTCAGCCTGCCTCTCTGACACCCTGTGGATGTCTAGCTTTCAGCCTAAGCTCAGCATGGCTAAAAGAACTCTTAAACtctcctgcaaaaaaaaaaggaaaatctcCTCGTAACCTCCTCTCTTGATCACAGGCCTGtaacctgggcatcatctttgaTTCAGATCTCtgtctaggtcctcacatccagacTATGTCTACGGCATGCCGattcttcaaaaaagaactacataagttcatggaggataggtccatcaatggctattagccaggatgggcagggatggtgtccctagcctctgtttgtcagcagctgggaatgggcgacaggagatggatcacttgatgatgacctgttctgttcattccctctgaagcacctggcattggccactgtcggaagacaggatactgggctagatggacctttggtctaacccagtatggctgttcttatgttctttctgTATAACCTCTCTAAGATGCAGCTTTTTCTATCCATCCACACAACTAAAATtctcatccaggctctcatcTTGATTAGAGCAACGTCCTTCATTCTGGCCTTGAAAAATACAACCTTGCCCCATTCGTATCCAGAATGCTTCTTCAACGATCGTTTTCCTAGTCCATTGTGTTGACCATGTTGTCCCTTTCTTGGCATacctccactgcctcccccttcTCCATCATGTCATACATAGGCTGGTTTCCATGGCATActtgctacattttcaaacaagcacagacGGGGCCCTGGTAGGGACAAGCGAGGAATTTGGCCTCTATGCTCCATTTGGTCCTGAGCCTCTTTTGCTGAGGCTGTCAACAAGGGGGGCACTTGCTAGGGTGGCTTTTGTGATAGGGACCCCTGGCCATTGGACTCCAAGACACCAGGTGATCTCATGCAGGCCGCTGAACGGCTGCTGGGTGGCAGCGACTGCAGCCATGGCCAAGCTGAACTCGACATGAACCCAGGACCTAACCTAGCCTGGAAAGACTCCATGACCCATTTTCTGTTCTGGAGTCAGCCAGCATTCCCCCAGCCTCCAAAGCCTACACACAGTCCTGCTCATACCTGTAACGGTTTCTGGTGTTTGGAGCTTCTGCGATGGAGACACGGCGGCCGGATCAGTGGCATCTCCGGAGCTGGGGATGTAAGCAGTGATGGTAGGGCTCGGGGCAACAGCCATGGGAGCAGCTGGGGTGGCCACGGAGCTGGGGACGGCTGCGGAGGTGAGGACATGGACAACTGGGACAGTCAGGGCACGGACAGTGAGGGGTTCTGCAGAGCCGGCAGTGGTGCTGACCACTGCTGCTGTGCCCTCAGAGGGAGCACTAACTTCAGTAGGCGGGGTGTTGGTgtcagcagggggcagagtgCTTGCATGAGTGCGGGATGGGACaccggtggggggtggggtgccagTGCCCGGCGAGGTTCCAGCATCAGCGGAGGATGGGGCGTCGGCACCACCTGGTGTACCAGAGGTGGGCGGGGGCAGGGCGCTGGCACCAGGCAGGGCCTTGGCAGAAGTCGAGGCAGTAGGCAGGATGCCGGTGGAGGGTGAGGTGTCAGCTTTGGTGGGGGTCAGGGTGTGAGTGGGGGTCGGGGCACCTGTAGCATCAGTGGGGGGTGGGCTGCCCTTGGAGGTGGCATTGGCAGACGGGGCACTTGTGGTGGAAACAGCAGTCGTGCCTTCTTGTCCAGCTGCAGCTCCTAAAAAACACAAAGGGCCAAATGGTTACAAAAAAAAGGGAGGGTTTCCTGCCTTCCCTCCAGCCCGCCCCTCCACCTGCTCTTCCCATGCACCAGGTCCAGCGCTGACACGTGTGTAAATAGCTAATGTGTGGGAACCAGCCCCTGCCCACTGCTGAGAACACTCGCTCAGCACTTCCCTGGCAGCCCCTATAGGACCAGCTCACtgtgtgggattttcagaaaatgcccTAAGAAGCAGCGTGGCAgaggggagggctgaggacgAGGTAAGGAAAAGAAGTGAAGAAACCAGTCTAATGGGTACAAGTATCATAAATTGCATGGAACTTGGAAGGAGGAGCACagattgcaggagggaagagtttggaggaggcaccaggaagtcggtctgtgtgcacatggctggaatgctaggTGCAGAcacagcatctctgtaaatagttcttaCTGAAGAGCCTGTTGAATTTTACAAGCGTTGAGCCCTTTCATATTACCACCTAGACTGAGGCACATGAAAAAACACGTAACAAGCCAATGGAGGAGCATGTGAGACTTGCCCTTGATACCAGGCAGGCTCTTTCCCTCTTGCCACCCCTCTGCATTTTGTTCCCACGTCACCTCCAACCCAATCTTCAAGAATACCCAGTTGAAGACTGAGTCTACAGAGAGGATCTGTGGCAGAGGGCAGCAGCGAGACAGCTTAAAACCACAAAAACCCAGTTCAGAGGGGTGGGCAAAAGAATAACACcaaaattgatttaaattaacaaaaaaaaaaaaaacaaaaaaaaccgaGCACCAAACCAGACAGGATACCTTGCACAATATACATTCACCAATGGCTCCTGCAGCTGTCTCCTGTAGCCATTCTCCTCTGccaaccaggggtgctggaacaatttgtataggggaggtgctgagagccactgaatcaaactgtaaaccctgtatatgatggaaaccacgtcaagccagggggtgcagcaggactCCCAGCACCCCTCATTCCAGCACCTAGGCTTCCAACTGCCTGagtagggtacgtctacactttcaagctgggggtgtgattcccagctcacgtaGGCATACGCATGCTGAAAGCGGAGTGGAGCCGCGGTGGTGCAAGGTGCTGGCCATGCCAAATACATAGGGGGTGGCTAGCCCTACTCACGCTGCCACGGATACAatgtatttttagcatgctagctaggAATCGCACCCCCAACGCTAAACACAGACATACCCTGACAGACTCTCCCCCAGCTGGAAGACCAGGGGTTTGATATGGAGAGAAAGGAAGTCCCCGCCTTAGGTCTCTACTTGATTGACAGCCCCCTTAGTCAATTGGCTTTACGCTAGGCTCACACCCGGGTATTTTGCTGGCTTGGGTCTCACTAAAAGCCTCCCCACCAGTACAATCGCCACCCTCCAAGCCATCAGTCCTGCTCACTCTCATCCTTGCACGGATTAGGGCCTGGGCTGAGTTCCCAGCTCACCTGCTgagtgtccttgggcaagtcacttcacctccctgtgccaccTCTATTCACCATCCCAGCTTTCTGTCCGTCCTGTCTTGTCAGCATTTTGGGGCTGGGAGATTACGCGTATGTGaagtgccaagcacaatgaggtcctgatctCCGCTGGGGGCCTCTAGGTATCGCCATACATATTAAATAATAAGAATATGTTGGGGATCTGATTTCCCCCAAAGCTGTGGTTGTTGACCCTGCCAGAGCCAATCAGGTGTCCGCCTGGATCGCAAACGGCCTGTGTCCATGTCACCTCCAGCTGTAGTCATTTCataccctcctccccctcacatGTTCCTCCACAGAGGGGAGCTTCCGTTAACTCATTCCCAGCCACAAAAATCTGCAACCTGTGACTTTTCCTGGATGGATGAGAGCTGCAGTTCTCACTCCTCCTGCCCATCCTACGTATCCAGGCTCCCTCGCACAGGGACAGCAGTCTCAAGAGGGACACGGGCTGGAATGTAAGCAATggaattccccaccaccacccgccaCACCCTTTGTTGCAGCTGATATCAAAAGGCATAACAGAGAGAGAGCGGAGAACGAGATCTCCCGCCCACCCGCGAGCCCCTGGCAGGAGTGATCTATCTATATAAGAGGCACCTGTTAGGTGGGACCGTCAACCCTGACAAAAGGCCATTGTTTCAGCACAAAC
The Eretmochelys imbricata isolate rEreImb1 chromosome 1, rEreImb1.hap1, whole genome shotgun sequence DNA segment above includes these coding regions:
- the PODXL gene encoding podocalyxin, which gives rise to MGAAAGQEGTTAVSTTSAPSANATSKGSPPPTDATGAPTPTHTLTPTKADTSPSTGILPTASTSAKALPGASALPPPTSGTPGGADAPSSADAGTSPGTGTPPPTGVPSRTHASTLPPADTNTPPTEVSAPSEGTAAVVSTTAGSAEPLTVRALTVPVVHVLTSAAVPSSVATPAAPMAVAPSPTITAYIPSSGDATDPAAVSPSQKLQTPETVTVRGSGATADKEHTPQNGHQSVKPVASTESTTKHGKVAVPTTRQSGVTSQPPASSSGTVISITASTSLSRHTPTPGRESKPTDSLPKSQFICENQNLSSDSAIILTLNQPIHCGIPGDPSLHNMLCKAVKATFNRSRDICTVHVNTAGNAPNRIAVLGVSVQTNAAPKELFDLLETKKGELQQLGISNVTYASKWLKEETEDRFSMPLIITIVCMACSLLLIAAIYGCCHQRVARRKDQQRLTEELQTMENGYHDNPTLEVMETSSEMQEKKVNLNGELGDSWIVPMDNLTKEELEGEEDTHL